The sequence TCGAAATTATTTCTGATGAGCCATGGTTGTATTTTCGGATTCGGGGAAACGCATTCCTGCACCACATGGTGCGTAATTTAGTGGGATGCTTTCTGCAAATTGGACAGGGTAGACAACGACCTGAGTGGATGGCTGAGGTTTTGGCTGCTAAGGATCGAAAAGTGGCTGCCCCCACCTTTATGCCTGATGGCCTCTACTTAACCAAGATTGCTTATCCGGCTGAGTTTGAGATACCCGCACCTTGGTTAAAAAACTCATGGTTGCCTGCCGAGATAACGAAGCCCTAAGGCCTTATCATTCATTTATGGGCTTATTGACATACTCACCGGGACGAACCAGGGTCAAAATCTGTGGTTTACGGACTGCGGCTGATATTGACGCAGTAGTTGCCGCAGGAGCAGATGCGGTTGGTTTTGTCTTTTATCCCCCCAGCGTGCGTGCTGTAAGCCCCAATATTGCTGCTCAGCTCATTTCCAGACTCCCAGCAGGCATTGATGCCGTCGGTTTAGTAGTGAATGCCACAGACGAGCAATTTGCCGCTATTAAGGCATCCGCCCCAATCACTTTATGGCAGTTTCATGGGGATGAGACCCCAGAGCGCTGCATTGAGCTTGCAGACGGCCAGCCCTGGATGAAGGCCGGCCGTATCGGGGAAGGCTTCGCGTTTGACGAATTTTCCCTACAATATGGGGATGCAAACGCTTTGCTGCTAGATGCCCTCGTTGAGGGATACGGTGGTGGAGGCGTTCCTTTTGATTGGCAAGGAATTCCACAGACATGGGTAAGCGAAAACGCGCCTCGGGTCGTTTTGAGTGGTGGATTGAACACGCACAACGTGGGCGAGGCGATTGCTCGCCTGCATCCTTGCGCAGTTGACGTCTCTAGTGGCGTAGAAAGCAGCAGGGGTGTTAAAGATCCTGCGCTCATCGCTCAATTTGTAAAAGCAGTGCGCGCAGCAGATGAGAAATCATCATCCCAATAATTTGCTGTAAATAAATCAAAAGAGGTAGCTATGTACGACAAGCCAGATGCACGTGGACACTTTGGTCCTTACGGTGGCGTGTTTGTTTCTGAGACATTGATGTATGCCCTCGATGAACTCAAAGAAGCTTATGCAAAGTATCAACATGACCCGGAATTTATTGAAGAGTTTCATTACGAACTGAAACACTTTGTCGGTAGACCATCGCCGGTATACCACGCTAAGCGTTGGAGTGAGATGCTAGGCGGTGCACAGATCTATCTCAAGCGTGAAGACCTTAATCACACAGGTGCTCACAAGATTAATAACGTCATTGGTCAAGCAATGATGGCTAAGCGCATGGGTAAACCCCGCATCATTGCCGAGACCGGGGCAGGTCAGCATGGCGTTGCTACGGCTACCATCTGTGCTCGCTTTGGGCTCGATTGCACTGTGTATCAAGGCTCAGTGGACGTCGCCCGTCAAGCGCAAAACGTCTATCGCATGAAGTTACTTGGCGCCAAGGTGGTTCCTGTGGAGTCAGGCACTAAGACATTAAAAGATGCACTCAATGAAGCCATGCGGGATTGGGTTACCAATGTTGAAAATACTTTCTACATTATTGGCACAGTTGCAGGTCCCCATCCTTATCCAATGATGGTCAGGGATTTCCAAAGCGTGATTGGTGAAGAGTGCAAAGTGCAGATGCCGGAGATGACTGGTCGTCAACCGGATTACGTACTCGCCTGTGTTGGTGGTGGGTCAAATGCCATGGGTATCTTCTATCCCTATATTGATTTCCCAGAAGTGAAATTGGTGGGTGTAGAAGCAGCAGGCCATGGTTTAGGTAGTGGTTTGCATTCAGCTGCCCTGTGTGTTGGTAAGCCTGGTGTCTTACATGGCAACCGTACTTACTTGTTACAAGATGAGAATGGTCAGATTTCTGAAACCCATTCAGTCTCTGCCGGTATGGACTATCCTGGTGTTGGTCCTGAACATGCATGGTTAAAAGATTCTGGTCGTGCTGACTATGTGGCGATCACCGATGAAGAGGCGCTTAAGGCATTTCATGACTGCTGTCAGATTGAGGGCATTATTCCTGCGCTAGAGTCTGCTCATGCAATTGCATATGCATGCAAGCTTGCTAAGACATTGCCAAAGGATAAAACCATTCTGGTAAACCTTTCTGGTCGTGGCGATAAAGATATGCATACCGTCGCACAAGCAACTGGCTCTGAAGGTTAAGAAAGATATGTCCAGAATTACTGCACTCTTTAAAGAGTTAAAAGCGAGCGGCAAAAAAGGATTGATTCCTTTTATCACTGCAGGTGACCCTGACCCAAAGCAGACTGTTGAGTTAATGCATGCACTAGTGCGTGGTGGCTCTAGTGTGATTGAGTTGGGAGTTCCGTTTTCAGATCCGATGGCTGATGGACCTGTGATTCAGAGATCATCTGAGCGTGCCCTGACACATGGCGTGACACTGCATAGTTGCTTAGAGATGGTAAAAGCATTTCGTAAGAACGATGCTCATACGCCAGTGGTCTTAATGGGTTATGCAAACCCCGTTGAACAAATGGGAGCAGAGCGTTTTGCTACAGAAGCAAAAGCTGCAGGTGTTGATGGTGTTCTGGTGGTCGACTACCCACCAGAGGAATGTGTTGATTTTGCAGCCCGCATGCGAGTAGCAGGTATTGACCCCATCTTCTTGCTAGCACCCACTTCCTCTCATGAACGGATCAAAGAAGCTGCCAAGATCGCATCAGGCTATATCTATTACGTTTCTATGCGTGGGGTTACGGGCGCTTCCCATCTCAATACTCAAGATGTGGCCAGCATCATCCCTAAGATTCGCGAAGAGACCGATATTCCGATTGCTGTCGGCTTTGGTATTAGCGATGCAGCCAGTGCCAAGGCGGTATCCCAGAGTGCTGATGCTGTGGTGATTGGCAGCCGCATTATTCGTCTTTTAGAGGATGCACCCCCCGATCAAGCAGTACAATCACTTGAAGCCTTTATTCGAGAGATTCGCGACGCATTGGATAGTGAAAAGTAATGAGCTGGATAGACAAGATACTCCCACCCCAAATTCAACATACTGATCCTGCGAATCGCAAGTCAGTACCAGAAGGATTGTGGGTTAAGTGCCCAAGCTGTGAAACCGTTCTTTACAGCACTGATATTGAAGCTAATCTTTCAGTCTGTCCAAAATGTAGCCACCACATGCGCATCGGCGCACGCCAACGCCTAGAAAATTTACTAGACCCCAAGGGTCGGTATGAGATTGGCGCAGATATTTATCCAGTCGATCCACTGAAATTTAAAGATTCTAAAAAATATCCTGATCGCATTAAAGAGGCTAATGATGCTTCTGGTGAATCGGAAGCCCTCATCGTCATGGGTGGAAAAATTGAAAACATTCCAGTAGTGACTGCTTGTTTCGAATTCCAATACATGGGCGGTTCAATGGGCTCAGTAGTGGGCGAGCGCTTTGCTCGTGGCGTTCAAGAGGCGATTGCAAAGAAGTGTGCCTTCATTTGTGTAACAGCTACTGGTGGCGCCCGTATGCAAGAAAGCTTGTTGTCACTCTTTCAGATGGCCAAGACCAACTCGATGTTGACCTTGCTTGCCAAAAAAGGTTTGCCTTATATCAGCGTGTTGACTGACCCAACGATGGGCGGAATTTCTGCTAGTTTCGCCTTTATGGGTGATGTCGTGATGGCTGAGCCTAAGGCCCTGATTGGTTTTGCTGGTCCACGTGTGATTGAGCAAACTGTGCGAGAAAAATTGCCCGAGGGATTTCAGCGCTCTGAGTTCTTGATGCAAAAAGGTGGCATCGATATGATTGTTGACCGTCGTCAAATGCGCGGTGAGATTGCCCGCTTGTTAGCACTCTTGCAAAAACTTCCTGAGCCTGCGATAGCGGGTAGCGCAGTCGTTTAAGCGCTTGAGTACCGCGCACCAAACCCCCATTCTTTTTTCTAGCCTAGAGGCTTGGCTTAGCCACCTCGAAACTGCTCACCCAGTCGGCATCGATATGGGCCTAGACCGAATTAATCGAGTCAAGGCGGCATTGGATCTCCATTTTGATTGCCCAGTCATTACAGTTGCCGGCACGAATGGCAAGGGTTCTACATGCGCATTTCTCGAGAGCATTCTGCTGGCTTCTGGTTATCGTGTGGGCTGCCATACTTCACCACATCTTCTGAAATTTAATGAGCGCGCACGTATCAATGGGCAAGATGTCAACGATGCACTTTTACTAGAACACTTTGCCGCTGTTGAAAAAGCACGCGTGAGCCTGGTAGACGCTCCCACCTTAACTTATTTTGAGTTCACCACCTTAGCCATCATGCATTTGTTTGCTAAATCCAATGTAGATGCCGTGATATTAGAGGTTGGGATGGGCGGTCGCTTGGATGCGGTAAATATCGTTGATGCAGACTGCGCTATTGTGACCAGCATTGATATTGATCATGCGGAATTT comes from Polynucleobacter sp. MWH-Svant-W18 and encodes:
- a CDS encoding phosphoribosylanthranilate isomerase produces the protein MGLLTYSPGRTRVKICGLRTAADIDAVVAAGADAVGFVFYPPSVRAVSPNIAAQLISRLPAGIDAVGLVVNATDEQFAAIKASAPITLWQFHGDETPERCIELADGQPWMKAGRIGEGFAFDEFSLQYGDANALLLDALVEGYGGGGVPFDWQGIPQTWVSENAPRVVLSGGLNTHNVGEAIARLHPCAVDVSSGVESSRGVKDPALIAQFVKAVRAADEKSSSQ
- the trpB gene encoding tryptophan synthase subunit beta, encoding MYDKPDARGHFGPYGGVFVSETLMYALDELKEAYAKYQHDPEFIEEFHYELKHFVGRPSPVYHAKRWSEMLGGAQIYLKREDLNHTGAHKINNVIGQAMMAKRMGKPRIIAETGAGQHGVATATICARFGLDCTVYQGSVDVARQAQNVYRMKLLGAKVVPVESGTKTLKDALNEAMRDWVTNVENTFYIIGTVAGPHPYPMMVRDFQSVIGEECKVQMPEMTGRQPDYVLACVGGGSNAMGIFYPYIDFPEVKLVGVEAAGHGLGSGLHSAALCVGKPGVLHGNRTYLLQDENGQISETHSVSAGMDYPGVGPEHAWLKDSGRADYVAITDEEALKAFHDCCQIEGIIPALESAHAIAYACKLAKTLPKDKTILVNLSGRGDKDMHTVAQATGSEG
- the trpA gene encoding tryptophan synthase subunit alpha; translated protein: MSRITALFKELKASGKKGLIPFITAGDPDPKQTVELMHALVRGGSSVIELGVPFSDPMADGPVIQRSSERALTHGVTLHSCLEMVKAFRKNDAHTPVVLMGYANPVEQMGAERFATEAKAAGVDGVLVVDYPPEECVDFAARMRVAGIDPIFLLAPTSSHERIKEAAKIASGYIYYVSMRGVTGASHLNTQDVASIIPKIREETDIPIAVGFGISDAASAKAVSQSADAVVIGSRIIRLLEDAPPDQAVQSLEAFIREIRDALDSEK
- the accD gene encoding acetyl-CoA carboxylase, carboxyltransferase subunit beta, which encodes MSWIDKILPPQIQHTDPANRKSVPEGLWVKCPSCETVLYSTDIEANLSVCPKCSHHMRIGARQRLENLLDPKGRYEIGADIYPVDPLKFKDSKKYPDRIKEANDASGESEALIVMGGKIENIPVVTACFEFQYMGGSMGSVVGERFARGVQEAIAKKCAFICVTATGGARMQESLLSLFQMAKTNSMLTLLAKKGLPYISVLTDPTMGGISASFAFMGDVVMAEPKALIGFAGPRVIEQTVREKLPEGFQRSEFLMQKGGIDMIVDRRQMRGEIARLLALLQKLPEPAIAGSAVV